Genomic DNA from Parambassis ranga chromosome 10, fParRan2.1, whole genome shotgun sequence:
TTCCTCAATGTGGAAAACTTTTGACAAACCTGATTTAGAGGCCTTGTATCATGAAACCTTTTGTCGTCTTATATCTAGCGTTGGCAGTCGCCTGGTATTTGTGCCCTCCCAGAGAGACATCCACCATCATTTCATCTACCCACAGCCTCCCTTCACTCTGCCAAATCTCAGCAAGGAGCAAGCCCAggtcagacacaacactgactgtTGGGTTGTGCTTATACAAACTAAATAATTACACAGTTAAGATGGAGCAAATGCATATTGACATGTTATGATGTTTTCAAACTTGGCAGCGCGTCATGCTGGTCCCAGACCCCTGCACCCTGCTGATTGACGGCGTGACCTTTGGCTTGACGTCCACTGACATCCTGTTCCACATGGGAGCAGAGGAGATCAGCTGGTGAGGTTCACTGTGCAATAATTCTAAAGGACATATTTCAGTACCTTTGTCTTTCGGTGGACATAGTATCAATGTCATGACTGTACAAAGTTGGAATTTAGAATGTATTGTGTTGCAGTGGCACTGGATCAGACCGATTCTCACGCATTTTGAAGCACATGTTGACCCAGAGGAGGTAAAACTTCTAAAAGAAGTTCAGCAatttcctttctttttatttccccAGCATCACTGACTGGTTTTGTCTGTTTGCACTTTCAGTTACTACCCATTGTACCCGCCCGTGGAAGAGGTGAATATGGACTATGAGAAGTTTCAGAGCTTCGGTCAGATGCCACTTACACCTGACATTCTCATCATGCCCTCGGAGCTGCGCTACTTCATCAAGGTACAAATCAACTCACAAGAACCAGACAGTTTTACGTAAAGATTTAAAGCATTACAGAACATCATATTTTGCTTCATCACAATcagcagggttttttttgtttgttgttttatatgatcTGATTGTGCTAATGTATGTATCCCGTGCTTGGAAACCTTTGTGACTTTCCTGCCGGTCTTCCTGCTCATAAAAAAATGTCCCGGCACATAAATCCATTTTTTCAGCCAATACTTGCACATATGTGTGCAAACATTGACTCACTTAATTGCAAGTAAAAGGACTGCGTGTGAGTTCTGTTTTTCCTGCAATGAAAGTCATTTTCTTATTTAATATATACACAGTATGACTTAAAATCTTCccctcgtcctcaggatgtggtcggctgtgtctgtgtcaacCCTGGACGGCTCACTAAAGGACAGGTGGGCGGGACATACAGCAGGCTGCTGATTCAGCAAAGCTCTGCATCCCAAGATGGGAAGAGAGTGAGTCCCTGCTTGGCTGCTCAGGTGGTAAAAATCTaacatgggaaaaaaaagactcattGATATTAGAAAGAAGCTGACCTAAGCAGAACTGCTTTATCTCCAGGAGCACTGATGTAAAACATAATAAACAACACAGCGCATTTCCAGGATTAGTTTATTTTTATACTACAAATATGTGGCAGTGTATTGTTCTCTGGTTAGCTGTGACCTTCACTCAGATACAGCAGCAATGCATTTCCAATAAATTATTTTGTACGGTTGACTTCCACACAGTGTTTCTTTTTGCTCAAACTGTACTTAAAAAAGTGGCTTTATTCCAGATAAATAATAAACGCAAATCATAACAGACTAGCCTcaatttttatgttttaagacAAAATATTCTCATTTGGACTCAGTTTCAAGTTTAagcagttatttatttagtcgTAAAAGTGATCAAACTCATCAGAATCACTTTGCTGATCTGTCTTCAATCCGTCCTGCTCCACTTGAAAAATggaagctggaaaaaaaattgaatatTAATCAGAATCAACACTTGTGTCATGTCATCCTGTTATTGTGATGACTGGTAAGACTGTACCTTTGGGCTTCTCGTTGGCTTTCAGGTCCTTCTTTGTCATTTGTTCTTGGGGTGCAAGAAGATTCTCAATATTATCATCTTCACTGAATTCATTTGAGCTGTCCTTAGAGGAcccctcctgttcctcctcactgcccccctcctcatcctcttcttccttgTCTTCCTGCTCATCATCCTCAGATGCTTCTTCAAGAATAATCTGCATCTGCTTAGACCTAAAACAGACATTTATGTGAAATACAGCTGCAAGagccattttaacattttacttCCTCCATCACCTTACCTTCTCTGCTGTGGTGAGATGATACTGTCGTCTGagtctctgtcctctccagGTTCATCACTCCCatccgccgcctcctcctcctcactctcctgctcctcatcctcttctattttctcctcctgctcctcatcctcttctatTTTCTCTTTATCTACATCCTCATTcacctcttcatcctcagagTAGGAAGAATCctgttctctctgttctttATTATTCACCTTGTCTGACTGTTCTTCATCATCTCCCTGATCTGTCTtatcctctgctgctgcctcctcttcttcctctgttgtAATCTCTGTTCCATCTTCATCATGCTCCACATCTCTGTCTTGTTGTTCTGTACCTTTCTTggtgttctttttttcatcatCCTCTCCAGCTCCCAgatgtttctgtctttcttcttcctcttcttctgtgctACTCTCCTGCGCTTCCATTTCATCTGCTACCCCATGTTCATTCTTTGTACTCTCTCTTCCTGATTCATCCTCCCTCTGGGATCCTGACTCTTCTCCACACATCTCTGATCTGCTCTCATTCTCCAATTTTTTGCTCATGGATTCCTCGCTTGAACTTAACAGCTCCTCAGCAACAGGCCTTTGACTCTCTGAGTCGTCTCTCTTGCTCTTCTCCTTTGCTACCTTCTCAGATTTTGGTGATAAAACTGTAAACTCCTCACTTCTCCTTGtcttcctgctgctggtgcAGCCTTTTGTTGACATTGCATCACTGTCTGGGCTTTTGGTCACTCTGCCTGAGGGGATGACAATGGCACTGGAAGTCCTGGATTACCGAGaagaggaaagaaggaaaaaacagtttacatctggtattttctgtgtggatgaacTCTAATACAAAGTTAAAGGTATCAGTGAACGTTATTACTGACTCCTCAGAGGTGCATCTTTCTTCTGAGGAagaggcatgttgtcttcctctcttctccctcttcaccctcttttcTCTACTCGCCAGACTGGAATCCCTGCCGCtctcactgctgtctgtgtgtccacctgTTAGACGAACTGGATCCAAAATGTTCAGAGCCGCATTACAAATGTTATTcgtgtacacatacacacactgacatgaatgttttctgtatttttcttttcccACCTGGTTTAACGTCCAGCTCCTGGGACAAATGACTCCTTTCTCTCTTTGAGCTCATATTACCCTCATCCACCACCGTCTGAGAAGCCCTTGATTCAGAAGGAGGCTCGTCCATGTAGAGCTGCCCCCACAGGGCCTTAGAGTCTGAGGGGATCTCAGCAGCATATGGCCAAAAGTAGTCGGATTGCGTGGAAGCCCAGCCTGGAGGACCCTGTCTGTGCCAGTGATGATTTTGATGGGGACCAGGAGTTGAGGTGAGGTTGTGGAGTGGATGTGGGAAAAAGGGTGTTGGGTGGAAAGAGGGGGGAACTGGAGAGGAACTGTGTAGCTGGTGGGGCGCTCTGATAGGAAACCTACCTGCCAGGGATTGAGACTGGGTCAACCAGGAGGATTGTGGGTAGGGAAGATGAGAGGGGCCACCTTGGTTATAGTCAGCATAACCTTGAGGTGCAGTAGTATTTTGTAATCTTGTAGCAGGACCTGAAAACAAGGATGTGTATAAGTTAGAACATTCAAAGATATTTCTTTAAACGAGTGGGGAAAAGAACAAACCTTGTGAAGGTAAAGGTTGATTTGCATAAGACTTCTTCACTCGTCCATCTTCTCTGTTGTTCAGATATGACCTCAAATagtcctctgtcctcttctgAAAGAATTAGACAACGCATGTAGAGGTCAATAAAAGGCATAATTTACATGTACGTTTGTTTTTATGCCCTGGGTTTTAAAGGAGTAAATTTTATTCAATGTTGCTGTTCAAAACACTGCATGATAACTAAAACCAGCATCTGATTTggcctgttttattttagacaAAGTAAACTGCAATGCTGTGCACTGACCGTACCTTCTTCTGGGcagcctgtgttttttccttcagTTGCTGCTGCCAGCGAGGGGTGCTTTCCTTCAGGTACCTCTCATACTCCATCtgcaggggtcagaggtcaaagcaTAAGGTTCATTACATGAACTAGTTCCAAAACTCttttactgcatgtgtgtgatgtttttttttctgtgcacgTGTACCCGAATAGTTTTCATGGCAGCATTACAGGCCAACatctctttcagtgtctcctgcGCCTGAtcaaactgctgcagcagctgcctgtTGTGTTGCTGGGCTATGTGCTCTCTTTCTTTCAGCTCCAGCCAGCGCTGCTGCAGGTGCATCACTCTGCTGCAGGACACAAGCACATACACATATTTATAACAAACTTGCAGTAGACAGTTAGTCACCATGTAAGGATCTTGATCTGGTCTTTGCTCTTACAGATGCTGGTGGCTCTGAAGAGTTGAATAGTCAGTTCGTACCTCCATTGGCCTGTCTACACTGTGGGAGAATTAAAAAGTACATATACAGCATGATACAGCAAACTTTCATAGCGGATCCTATTAGTAAAACAAACATTGAGTATTCCATGGTGTAATATTTTACAAGTACGATTGCTtctgcagtttcactttaaaggTACAACAAAACCATAAAAACTTCTTTTGTGGTCTCTGAGACAAATTTAAAGTTAATTCTTACTGTGACAGCAAAGTAGCTACAAACACCTCACTTCCCACTTCTTGTCTTTATGGCATCATTCAGATAGGGGTCGTACCTTGTTTTGAAGTAGTGCTCTCTTTGTTTTGATAAAGTGTTTTGTTCTGTGCTGGTCAGATGCCCGAGTGACAGTAAATTCTCCTTTTGTGCAGCCATGACTGCCGGCTTTCAAGAGATGCAGAGATTATCAGGGATTATGGTCTGTGATTTGAGGGGGGAGGGATCAGGGAAATGCTGCCAATCCAAATAAGGGAATGGTAATGGGGTTAAACAGTAGTGAagggtttgatttttttttattgtcatatCAAAAGTTGTTCTTTATGATATCTGaattacagagacaggcagcAGACATCACTCTAAAAAAAGATTGTAACATGGCAAAGATTTTGTATTATGGGCCTAGAGTTGTTTATCAGGGCTAAATCTTCAATTAATCCCACCAGTCTTATTCTTTATGGAGCGTTTAAGCACTGTATAAAACAGTCACTATAAACCAGCGAGCACAGATCTgtacaatgaaaaaaatgtggcgGAACCACAATGTGTTGCTTCATTCCGGATGTATTTTCATGAAACACCAGCTAGCAGACGTGATTCCGTCCAGTAGCGTAGTTCTTGGTGAGGAGTTTTTAGACAACGGTGGCGTTACATTGAACTTAGAACACGACACTACCACGACCATCGGGTATTTTTGCTTTAAGGTGGTTGATTAAACGTCGCGAGGGAAGTTAATTAGACGATAATTTGGATCAATAAGCTAACCAGCGGCTGCCGCTGTGCGCCTGTTAAATCAGTCTCTCCACTTCTTGTATCTTGTTGAACTGTAAATCAAACAGCAGCCAGAGCTGGGCGGAAACACAATATGACGAGTTTTGCCAGTAGAGCGTTTTGCAGGGTCGAAAGGCTGTGTCGCCACCTCCCCGTGTTCCTCAACACGTTCCTGGTTTTCTCCATCACGGGGGAGGTGAGCTACCTGGTGGTGGTCGAGGCTCCGCTGGAGGCGGACCAGAAGAAGACGGAGTGGTCCGCCTATTGGAAAGTGGTCCACTTGCTGGCTCAGTACTTCATGCTGGGGAACATCTGCTGGAACGCCCTGCTCTTCTTAAAAACCAGTCCTAGTATCAGGGGGGTGTTCCTGGGTGGAGAAGGCATGGGCCAGGGGTGGAGGTATGGCTTAATGGCTTCAACACAAAccctttgtttttgtgaaacAGAAAACGTAGCTCACACACAACAGAAGTTTTgtattatatacacaatattgcTCGACACATTTTAGTTCTAACCTTGTCTGCAGTTTAATGTTGTATATTTTAGACAAAATTTTAgcaggaaataaataataataatcttttgTTCATTATCAACTGAATTATTTATTGAACTCCAGCTTGTTAAACGTCAGTATTAACTATGAAATGTTTGAGAGCATTTCCATAATAAATAGGCATGTTTTCTCTCTTGGTTTTCACACAGGTACTGCTATacctgtgagacacacactccaccacgCTGCTCCCACTGCTACGACTGCAAGGTGTGTGTCCTGCGGCGGGACCACCACTGTGTCTTCTTTGGCCAGTGCGTCGGCTTCCGCAACTACCGCTACTTCCTGAGCTGCTTGTTGTTTATGTGGTCAGGGCTGCTGTACGCCACGCTGATGAATGCGGAGGTCTTCATTGTCATATTGAAGGAGGGTGTGACGGTGCACAGCATCCTCCTGCTGCTCATACCCTGGATCATGCTCATTTCAGGTTCGATCGTTTGTTTCTCACTATAATTGCTTGAAAAAATGAGTTATATCCTTATTAACTgattacaatttattttaatga
This window encodes:
- the zdhhc24 gene encoding putative palmitoyltransferase ZDHHC24; the protein is MTSFASRAFCRVERLCRHLPVFLNTFLVFSITGEVSYLVVVEAPLEADQKKTEWSAYWKVVHLLAQYFMLGNICWNALLFLKTSPSIRGVFLGGEGMGQGWRYCYTCETHTPPRCSHCYDCKVCVLRRDHHCVFFGQCVGFRNYRYFLSCLLFMWSGLLYATLMNAEVFIVILKEGVTVHSILLLLIPWIMLISGQVSARAFSFAFIADTCVVGFLLVSAFFFFHLFLLFRGQTTREWYSSRRPYSLGLLGNLRHTLGLRWYLCWLCPLIPSPLPGDGITFQVTGSLEPSR
- the LOC114442858 gene encoding glutamic acid-rich protein isoform X2 — encoded protein: MEVRTDYSTLQSHQHLRVMHLQQRWLELKEREHIAQQHNRQLLQQFDQAQETLKEMLACNAAMKTIRMEYERYLKESTPRWQQQLKEKTQAAQKKRTEDYLRSYLNNREDGRVKKSYANQPLPSQGPATRLQNTTAPQGYADYNQGGPSHLPYPQSSWLTQSQSLAGRFPIRAPHQLHSSSPVPPSFHPTPFFPHPLHNLTSTPGPHQNHHWHRQGPPGWASTQSDYFWPYAAEIPSDSKALWGQLYMDEPPSESRASQTVVDEGNMSSKRERSHLSQELDVKPVRLTGGHTDSSESGRDSSLASREKRVKREKRGRQHASSSEERCTSEETSSAIVIPSGRVTKSPDSDAMSTKGCTSSRKTRRSEEFTVLSPKSEKVAKEKSKRDDSESQRPVAEELLSSSEESMSKKLENESRSEMCGEESGSQREDESGRESTKNEHGVADEMEAQESSTEEEEEERQKHLGAGEDDEKKNTKKGTEQQDRDVEHDEDGTEITTEEEEEAAAEDKTDQGDDEEQSDKVNNKEQREQDSSYSEDEEVNEDVDKEKIEEDEEQEEKIEEDEEQESEEEEAADGSDEPGEDRDSDDSIISPQQRRSKQMQIILEEASEDDEQEDKEEEDEEGGSEEEQEGSSKDSSNEFSEDDNIENLLAPQEQMTKKDLKANEKPKASIFQVEQDGLKTDQQSDSDEFDHFYD
- the LOC114442858 gene encoding glutamic acid-rich protein isoform X1 yields the protein MEVRTDYSTLQSHQHLRVMHLQQRWLELKEREHIAQQHNRQLLQQFDQAQETLKEMLACNAAMKTIRMEYERYLKESTPRWQQQLKEKTQAAQKKKRTEDYLRSYLNNREDGRVKKSYANQPLPSQGPATRLQNTTAPQGYADYNQGGPSHLPYPQSSWLTQSQSLAGRFPIRAPHQLHSSSPVPPSFHPTPFFPHPLHNLTSTPGPHQNHHWHRQGPPGWASTQSDYFWPYAAEIPSDSKALWGQLYMDEPPSESRASQTVVDEGNMSSKRERSHLSQELDVKPVRLTGGHTDSSESGRDSSLASREKRVKREKRGRQHASSSEERCTSEETSSAIVIPSGRVTKSPDSDAMSTKGCTSSRKTRRSEEFTVLSPKSEKVAKEKSKRDDSESQRPVAEELLSSSEESMSKKLENESRSEMCGEESGSQREDESGRESTKNEHGVADEMEAQESSTEEEEEERQKHLGAGEDDEKKNTKKGTEQQDRDVEHDEDGTEITTEEEEEAAAEDKTDQGDDEEQSDKVNNKEQREQDSSYSEDEEVNEDVDKEKIEEDEEQEEKIEEDEEQESEEEEAADGSDEPGEDRDSDDSIISPQQRRSKQMQIILEEASEDDEQEDKEEEDEEGGSEEEQEGSSKDSSNEFSEDDNIENLLAPQEQMTKKDLKANEKPKASIFQVEQDGLKTDQQSDSDEFDHFYD